The following are encoded in a window of Struthio camelus isolate bStrCam1 chromosome Z, bStrCam1.hap1, whole genome shotgun sequence genomic DNA:
- the LOC104152003 gene encoding ribonuclease P protein subunit p25-like protein — protein sequence MENYKKTKIVEKPCPLPFTDLPPDIIEMKVKDGSKIRNLMGYAIGKMELDSVRQILFTGSGKAVSKTITCVEIMKRRLKELHQITKVLFKQIEEIWEPIVPEAGLDALTVKRNIPAICVLLSKDALDPQEPGYQAPGSFEAFWIETLKAESQGQMKRKQGAGRGAGNTGKHPRSVGEHEESCEKS from the coding sequence ATGGAGAACTATAAGAAGACCAAGATTGTGGAGAAGCCTTGTCCTCTTCCTTTCACTGACCTGCCCCCTGATATTATTGAGATGAAGGTGAAGGATGGGAGCAAAATCAGAAACCTGATGGGATATGCTATTGGCAAGATGGAGCTGGACTCGGTGAGGCAGATCCTTTTCACTGGCTCGGGCAAGGCCGTCAGCAAGACCATTACCTGTGTGGAAATCATGAAACGAAGGCTCAAAGAACTCCACCAGATCACCAAAGTGCTCTTCAAACAGATCGAAGAGATCTGGGAACCCATTGTGCCTGAGGCAGGCCTCGATGCCTTGACAGTGAAGAGAAACATTCCTGCCATATGTGTCTTGCTCAGCAAAGATGCCCTTGATCCCCAAGAGCCTGGATATCAGGCTCCAGGTTCTTTTGAAGCCTTCTGGATTGAGACACTCAAAGCAGAGTCCCAGGGTCAAATGAAGAGGAAGCAGGGTGCAGGAAGAGGAGCTGGCAACACAGGAAAGCACCCTCGGTCTGTCGGAGAGCATGAGGAGTCCTGCGAAAAGTCCTGA